The proteins below are encoded in one region of Segatella copri:
- a CDS encoding M13 family metallopeptidase, which yields MKMKMILPMMLIAALPLGADAQNKSGLVMSNLDQTVKPADSFYQFATGGWQKNNPLPAAYSRYGSFERLAENNNKRINTILSELQKKTYKAGTIEQKLSDFYKLSMDVDSRNKAGIAPVKPLMDEIEAAKTKDELQKLQVKYAWMGLGLSYGAGFAADEKNVTMNIYNLMQGGLTLGAKDYYLNNDVATVAIREAYKSYLSKMFQLYGFSADEAAKKASAVFLHETTLATFSKSRTELRNPQANYNKMTLAEFKENYPNIPLEALANAEGIKSEYLKEMIVGQPAFFAGYDKVAAAECAGTLKALMEWDIICSSASYLSDEIREARFEFFGKIMSGRKEDYPLWKRATVQVEAQLGEALGSIYCKRYFPESSKKMMETLVKNLQISLGQRIDAQTWMSDATKKAAHNKLDKFYVKIGYPNKWTDFSKLSIDPSKSYYENVMACRKFANDKEIAEKAGKPVDRDEWFMTPQTVNAYYNPTTNEICFPAGILQYPFFDPKADAAFNYGAIGVVIGHEMTHGFDDQGRQYDASGNLKDWWTAEDAEGFNKRADMYADFFSNIKVLPDLNANGRFTLGENLADHGGLMVSYNAFKNATAKKPLKNKDGFTPDQRFFLAYAGVWGQNITDKEIRNRVKNDPHSLGKWRVDGALPHIDAWYEAFGVKQGDKLFIPKNQRLELW from the coding sequence GCTACAGGTGGATGGCAGAAGAACAATCCTCTTCCTGCCGCTTACAGCCGTTATGGCAGTTTTGAACGGCTGGCTGAGAACAACAACAAGCGCATCAACACCATTCTTTCTGAACTCCAGAAGAAGACTTACAAGGCTGGAACCATTGAGCAGAAATTGTCTGATTTCTACAAACTCTCTATGGATGTTGACAGCCGCAACAAGGCTGGAATCGCTCCAGTAAAGCCTCTGATGGATGAGATAGAAGCTGCCAAGACCAAGGACGAGCTTCAGAAGCTTCAGGTTAAGTATGCATGGATGGGGCTCGGCTTGAGCTATGGCGCAGGTTTCGCTGCCGATGAGAAGAACGTAACCATGAACATCTACAACCTGATGCAGGGCGGTCTTACTCTCGGTGCCAAGGATTATTACCTCAACAACGATGTTGCAACCGTAGCTATCCGTGAGGCTTATAAGTCTTACCTCAGCAAGATGTTCCAGCTCTATGGTTTCTCTGCTGATGAAGCTGCCAAGAAGGCTTCTGCCGTATTCCTTCACGAAACAACGCTCGCTACTTTCTCTAAGAGCCGTACCGAACTTCGTAATCCTCAGGCCAACTACAACAAGATGACCTTGGCAGAATTCAAGGAGAATTATCCTAACATTCCTCTCGAGGCACTTGCCAACGCCGAGGGAATCAAGAGCGAATATCTCAAGGAGATGATCGTAGGTCAGCCTGCTTTCTTTGCCGGTTATGACAAGGTGGCAGCTGCAGAATGTGCAGGCACATTGAAGGCTTTGATGGAGTGGGACATCATCTGTAGTTCTGCTTCTTACCTCAGCGATGAGATTCGCGAAGCCCGTTTCGAATTCTTCGGTAAGATTATGAGTGGCCGTAAGGAGGATTATCCTCTTTGGAAGCGCGCTACTGTTCAGGTTGAGGCTCAGTTAGGCGAGGCGCTCGGTAGCATCTACTGTAAGCGCTATTTCCCAGAAAGCTCTAAGAAGATGATGGAGACACTCGTGAAGAATCTTCAGATCAGCCTCGGTCAGCGTATCGATGCTCAGACCTGGATGAGCGATGCTACAAAGAAAGCTGCCCACAACAAACTCGACAAGTTCTATGTAAAGATTGGTTATCCTAACAAGTGGACTGATTTCAGCAAGCTCAGCATCGACCCATCTAAGAGCTATTATGAGAACGTAATGGCTTGCCGCAAGTTTGCCAACGATAAGGAGATTGCAGAGAAGGCAGGAAAGCCAGTAGATAGGGATGAGTGGTTCATGACTCCTCAGACCGTGAACGCTTACTACAATCCTACTACCAATGAGATCTGCTTCCCAGCTGGTATTCTCCAGTATCCTTTCTTCGATCCTAAGGCTGATGCTGCATTCAACTATGGTGCTATCGGCGTAGTAATCGGTCATGAGATGACTCACGGATTCGATGATCAGGGTCGTCAGTATGATGCTAGCGGTAATCTGAAGGACTGGTGGACAGCTGAAGATGCAGAAGGTTTCAACAAGCGTGCTGATATGTATGCTGATTTCTTCAGTAACATCAAGGTGTTGCCTGATCTGAATGCCAACGGCCGTTTCACCCTCGGCGAGAACCTTGCCGACCATGGTGGTTTGATGGTTTCATACAATGCCTTCAAGAATGCTACTGCTAAGAAGCCATTGAAGAACAAGGATGGTTTCACTCCTGACCAGCGTTTCTTCCTCGCCTATGCAGGTGTTTGGGGACAGAACATTACTGATAAGGAAATCCGCAACCGCGTAAAGAATGATCCTCATTCTCTCGGCAAGTGGCGTGTTGATGGTGCGCTTCCTCACATCGATGCATGGTATGAGGCATTTGGTGTAAAGCAGGGCGACAAGCTGTTCATTCCTAAGAACCAGCGCCTGGAGCTTTGGTAA
- a CDS encoding ABC-F family ATP-binding cassette domain-containing protein, with the protein MITVDGLTVEFGGTTLFKDISFQINEKDRIALMGKNGAGKSTLLKIIAGVRNATRGTVSAPKDCVIAYLPQHLMTEDGRTVFEETCQAFAHLHEMQAEIDRINNELTTRTDYDSDDYMQLIEKVSSLSEKFYAIDMTHFEEDVEKTLLGLGFERSDFNRPTSEFSGGWRMRIELAKLLLKSPDVLLLDEPTNHLDIESIGWLEDFIINSSKAVVVISHDRKFVDDITTRTIEVTMGRIYDYKATYSQYLELRKERREQQMKKYEEQQKMIAETKDFIERFKGTYSKTFQVQSRVKMLEKLELIEVDEEDTSRLRLKFPPSPRSGAYPVQMSDVAMSFDGKKIFSGVNLTVERGDKIAFVGRNGEGKSTLVKCIMGQLQNEGKLELGHNVQIGYFAQNQASLLDGELTVFQTIDDVAKGEIRNKIRDLLGAFMFGGEDSTKKVKVLSGGERTRLAILKLLLEPVNLLILDEPTNHLDLKTKDVLKQALLDFDGTLIVVSHDRDFLDGLVSKVYEFGHGRVREHLCGIYEFLESKKMENLQELEKKQ; encoded by the coding sequence ATGATTACAGTTGATGGATTGACCGTAGAATTTGGCGGCACCACCCTATTCAAAGACATTTCCTTCCAGATTAACGAGAAGGACCGTATAGCCCTGATGGGAAAGAATGGCGCAGGAAAGAGCACATTGCTTAAGATCATCGCCGGTGTGAGAAATGCTACTCGTGGCACCGTTTCCGCTCCCAAGGATTGCGTCATCGCCTATCTGCCTCAGCATCTGATGACCGAAGACGGCAGAACCGTATTCGAGGAAACCTGTCAGGCGTTTGCCCATCTGCACGAAATGCAGGCTGAGATTGACCGCATCAACAACGAGCTCACCACCCGTACCGATTACGACAGCGATGATTACATGCAGCTCATTGAGAAAGTATCCTCTCTCTCAGAGAAATTCTACGCCATCGACATGACTCATTTCGAGGAAGATGTAGAGAAGACGCTGCTCGGTCTCGGTTTCGAGCGCTCTGATTTCAACCGCCCTACAAGCGAGTTTTCGGGAGGATGGAGAATGAGGATTGAACTGGCAAAACTGCTCTTGAAATCGCCAGACGTACTGCTGCTCGATGAGCCAACCAACCATCTCGACATCGAATCCATCGGCTGGCTCGAAGACTTCATCATCAACAGTTCGAAAGCAGTAGTTGTCATCAGCCACGACCGAAAATTCGTTGACGACATTACAACAAGAACCATCGAAGTAACCATGGGCCGCATCTACGACTACAAAGCCACTTACAGCCAATATCTGGAACTGCGCAAGGAACGCCGCGAACAGCAGATGAAGAAATATGAAGAACAGCAGAAGATGATTGCTGAAACCAAGGACTTTATAGAACGCTTCAAAGGCACTTATTCTAAAACCTTCCAGGTGCAGAGCCGCGTGAAGATGCTAGAGAAACTGGAACTTATCGAAGTGGATGAAGAAGATACAAGCCGCCTCCGACTCAAGTTCCCGCCGAGCCCACGAAGCGGTGCTTATCCGGTTCAGATGAGCGATGTGGCGATGTCGTTTGATGGCAAGAAGATTTTCAGCGGCGTGAATCTTACCGTAGAAAGAGGCGACAAGATTGCCTTCGTGGGAAGAAACGGAGAGGGTAAGTCAACGCTTGTGAAATGTATCATGGGTCAGCTTCAGAACGAAGGAAAGTTGGAATTGGGACATAATGTGCAGATAGGTTATTTCGCCCAGAACCAGGCTTCTCTGCTCGATGGAGAACTTACCGTATTCCAGACCATTGATGATGTTGCCAAAGGTGAAATTCGCAACAAGATACGCGATTTGCTCGGAGCATTCATGTTTGGCGGAGAGGATTCTACCAAGAAGGTGAAAGTATTGTCGGGAGGTGAGCGCACTCGCCTTGCCATTCTCAAGCTGCTGCTGGAGCCGGTGAATCTGCTGATTCTCGATGAGCCTACCAACCACCTCGACCTGAAGACCAAGGATGTGCTGAAACAGGCCTTGCTCGATTTCGACGGAACGCTCATCGTGGTTAGTCACGACCGTGATTTCCTCGATGGTCTTGTCAGCAAGGTTTATGAGTTCGGTCATGGTCGCGTCCGCGAACATCTCTGCGGCATTTACGAATTCCTGGAATCGAAGAAGATGGAAAATCTTCAGGAACTGGAGAAGAAACAATAA